One genomic segment of Helianthus annuus cultivar XRQ/B chromosome 14, HanXRQr2.0-SUNRISE, whole genome shotgun sequence includes these proteins:
- the LOC110928223 gene encoding LOW QUALITY PROTEIN: glutaredoxin (The sequence of the model RefSeq protein was modified relative to this genomic sequence to represent the inferred CDS: substituted 1 base at 1 genomic stop codon), translating to MKGWRNKVNDYNLYFVLGDLWESLKEWSAYGAGVPLVLNESDSVVEYNVPYLSDIQLYVDPTTPLTKRSKTWCGYCKSVKKLFSELNVSYKVIELDEESDGGEIQSTLKXWTGQSIVPNIFIGGKHIGGSDAIMEKHRAEKLVPLLTEAGAIANASAQL from the exons ATGAAGGGATGGAGGAATAAAGTAAACGATTACAACCTATATTTTGTACTTGGGGATCTTTGGGAGTCTTTAAAGGAATGGAGTGCATATGGAGCTGGAGTTCCTCTTGTGTTGAATGAAAGTGATTCAGTTGTTGAATACAATGTTCCTTATTTGTCCGACATTCAACTTTATGTAGATCCGACAACACCCCTAACCAAAAGAAG CAAGACTTGGTGTGGCTATTGCAAGAGCGTGAAGAAACTGTTCTCCGAGCTTAACGTGTCCTACAAGGTTATCGAACTGGATGAAGAAA GTGATGGAGGTGAAATCCAATCCACTCTAAAGTAGTGGACCGGTCAGAGTATTGTTCCTAATATATTCATAGGTGGGAAGCACATTGGTGGCTCGGATG ctattatGGAGAAGCATCGAGCTGAAAAGCTGGTGCCGTTGCTAACCGAAGCAGGTGCCATTGCGAATGCCTCTGCACAGCTCTGA